A window of Rhodococcus sp. SGAir0479 contains these coding sequences:
- a CDS encoding SOS response-associated peptidase, with protein sequence MCGRYASTTTDKELRSLFDVAESVGAELPPSYNVAPTQQVRVVLERTPRNEPEADAERQLRTAKWGLVPAWAKDPKIGSRLVNARSETITEKPSFRNAATKRRCIIPADGYFEWMKDEAGRKIPFFLHGDERVLAMAGLYELWPDPAKREDDPDRWLWTTTVLTTRATDTTGHIHDRSPVVLPESFWEHWLDPAIADRDEVQAMVNSVPEPHLHPYEVSTEVNKVDNNHPGLLEPVRPEQ encoded by the coding sequence GTGTGTGGACGATATGCAAGCACCACCACCGACAAGGAACTGCGGTCGTTGTTCGATGTGGCCGAGTCGGTCGGCGCCGAGCTGCCACCGTCCTACAACGTCGCCCCGACCCAGCAGGTGCGCGTGGTGCTCGAACGCACCCCGCGCAACGAGCCCGAGGCGGACGCCGAGCGGCAACTGCGGACCGCGAAGTGGGGCCTGGTGCCGGCCTGGGCGAAGGACCCGAAAATCGGCAGCCGCCTCGTGAACGCACGCTCGGAGACGATCACCGAGAAACCCTCCTTCCGAAACGCTGCCACCAAGCGCCGCTGCATCATTCCCGCGGACGGGTACTTCGAGTGGATGAAGGACGAGGCGGGCCGGAAGATCCCGTTCTTCCTGCACGGTGACGAGAGGGTCCTCGCAATGGCGGGACTGTACGAGCTGTGGCCGGACCCGGCGAAGCGTGAGGACGACCCGGACCGATGGTTGTGGACGACCACCGTGCTGACCACCCGCGCCACCGACACGACCGGACATATCCACGACCGCTCGCCGGTGGTCCTGCCGGAGTCGTTCTGGGAGCACTGGCTCGACCCGGCGATCGCCGACCGCGACGAGGTCCAGGCGATGGTGAACTCGGTCCCGGAGCCGCATCTGCACCCGTACGAGGTGAGCACGGAGGTCAACAAGGTCGACAACAACCATCCCGGACTTCTCGAACCGGTGCGGCCGGAACAGTGA
- a CDS encoding GAF and ANTAR domain-containing protein, with amino-acid sequence MRDEHADLDATLAVITRAAVDLVPGAEHADITLITKGERFESRAGTSDLPRRIDDLQQDVQDGPCLQAIWEHETVQVDDMEDEDRWPKFAREAARAGVLSMLAFQLYTTESNLGALNLLSSSPRAFDGTAVSIGGSLATHAAIAVIAAQREEQFRQALSTRDTIGQAKGMLMEKFSVDADRAFELLRKLSQERNVPLYEIARKLTEAGERPGD; translated from the coding sequence ATGCGGGACGAGCACGCCGACCTGGACGCGACGCTCGCGGTGATCACTCGCGCCGCTGTCGACCTCGTCCCGGGGGCCGAGCATGCGGACATCACTCTCATCACCAAGGGTGAGCGGTTCGAGTCCCGTGCGGGTACCTCCGATCTGCCGCGCCGAATCGACGACCTGCAACAGGACGTCCAGGACGGACCCTGTCTGCAGGCCATCTGGGAGCACGAGACCGTGCAGGTGGACGACATGGAGGACGAGGACCGCTGGCCCAAGTTCGCCCGGGAAGCGGCGCGAGCGGGCGTGCTGTCGATGCTCGCCTTCCAGCTGTACACCACCGAGTCCAATCTGGGTGCGCTGAATCTGTTGAGTTCGTCGCCCCGCGCGTTCGACGGGACGGCGGTGAGCATCGGCGGCAGCCTGGCCACGCACGCGGCGATCGCGGTGATCGCCGCGCAGCGCGAAGAGCAGTTCCGACAGGCGCTGAGTACGCGCGACACGATCGGTCAGGCCAAGGGCATGCTCATGGAGAAATTCTCCGTCGACGCCGACCGCGCCTTCGAACTGTTGCGGAAGCTCTCGCAGGAACGCAACGTGCCCCTGTACGAAATCGCGCGCAAACTCACCGAGGCGGGTGAGCGACCCGGCGATTGA
- a CDS encoding TetR/AcrR family transcriptional regulator — protein MVAAESRLTVGAQRILDSASELFYRNGIHAVGVDAIAARSGVTKRTLYDRFGSKDALVVAYLTQRHRQWWQRFEERLAAAEHPRTLAVFDSYLADVDDGDRGCAFINAAGELPFTHPGYEVVRDHKTKVYDRIVELVGEDTRVRDPQAVAEHVFLLLEGAVAHRGIDGSARRLTRARELARRCLTEAC, from the coding sequence GTGGTCGCAGCCGAGTCGCGTCTTACCGTCGGGGCGCAGCGGATTCTCGATTCCGCCTCGGAGTTGTTCTACCGCAACGGAATTCACGCGGTCGGGGTCGATGCCATCGCCGCGCGGTCCGGTGTCACCAAGCGCACCCTGTACGACCGTTTCGGCTCCAAGGACGCGCTGGTCGTCGCCTATCTGACGCAACGCCACCGGCAGTGGTGGCAGCGCTTCGAGGAACGCCTGGCGGCCGCCGAGCACCCTCGCACCCTGGCGGTGTTCGACTCCTATCTCGCGGACGTCGACGACGGCGACCGCGGATGCGCCTTCATCAATGCCGCCGGCGAGCTGCCGTTCACCCACCCCGGTTACGAGGTCGTGCGCGACCACAAGACGAAGGTGTACGACCGGATCGTCGAACTGGTCGGCGAGGACACCCGCGTGCGGGACCCGCAGGCGGTAGCCGAGCACGTATTCCTGCTTCTGGAGGGGGCGGTGGCGCACCGGGGGATCGACGGTTCGGCCCGCCGCCTCACGCGGGCGCGTGAACTCGCCCGCCGGTGTCTGACGGAGGCCTGTTGA
- a CDS encoding MFS transporter — protein sequence MPDTAQVASATTVATLSASRTVRLAGAGLSLIAVCYGLARFAYGLFLPSFRETFALSAGQAGLIASAGYAAYCVGTVAATVTTARFGARAVSVAAGVLATVGTAMIALAPTGLVLAVGVTVAGTSTGLASPALAHAIEYRVAPARRDRVQTVVNAGTGLGVMLSGPVALLAHDRWRAAWLAFAIITAAVTVWVWIRVPTTRDHAAGTAGGTGRSRLPLPAGALRLFAAAVAVGVASSATWTFGQELLETAGGHGRTLATTAWIVLGACGLLGAASGDLTRRLGLRRAWTLSTLALGLATALLAAAAPQAAVAVGASAAFGALYIALTGILLLWSIRIHPARPAAAVGLTFLLVAVGQSAAAPLLGVVTDRTGLTTAFWLSAAVALLAAALAPPARLRTA from the coding sequence ATGCCGGACACTGCGCAGGTCGCGTCGGCGACGACCGTTGCCACGCTGTCGGCCTCCCGCACGGTGCGGCTGGCCGGAGCCGGTCTCTCGCTGATCGCGGTCTGTTACGGGCTGGCCCGGTTCGCCTACGGGCTGTTCCTGCCGTCCTTCCGCGAGACGTTCGCGCTCAGCGCCGGTCAGGCGGGCTTGATCGCCTCGGCCGGCTACGCCGCCTACTGCGTCGGCACCGTGGCCGCCACCGTCACCACTGCACGATTCGGCGCCCGCGCCGTGTCCGTCGCCGCGGGCGTCCTGGCCACGGTCGGCACGGCGATGATCGCGCTGGCACCCACCGGCCTCGTGCTGGCCGTGGGGGTGACGGTCGCCGGGACCAGCACCGGGCTGGCCTCCCCCGCCCTCGCGCACGCGATCGAGTATCGGGTCGCGCCCGCCCGCCGCGACCGCGTCCAGACCGTCGTCAACGCCGGAACCGGACTCGGCGTCATGCTGTCCGGGCCGGTGGCACTGCTCGCGCACGATCGTTGGCGCGCAGCATGGTTGGCGTTCGCCATCATCACGGCGGCGGTGACGGTGTGGGTGTGGATCCGGGTTCCGACGACGCGCGATCACGCGGCCGGGACGGCCGGCGGCACAGGACGCAGCCGGCTCCCGCTCCCCGCCGGCGCCCTGCGCCTGTTCGCCGCGGCGGTGGCCGTGGGGGTGGCGAGTTCGGCCACCTGGACCTTCGGCCAGGAACTCCTCGAAACAGCGGGCGGGCACGGCCGGACCCTGGCGACCACGGCGTGGATCGTGCTGGGAGCCTGCGGACTGCTGGGCGCCGCCTCCGGTGATCTGACCCGGCGGCTGGGGCTGCGTCGCGCGTGGACGCTGTCGACGCTCGCGCTGGGCCTCGCCACCGCGCTGCTGGCGGCCGCAGCCCCGCAGGCGGCCGTGGCCGTGGGCGCGTCGGCGGCCTTCGGGGCCCTCTACATCGCGCTCACCGGCATCCTGCTGCTCTGGAGTATCCGGATCCACCCGGCCCGCCCGGCCGCCGCCGTCGGGCTCACGTTCCTGCTCGTGGCCGTGGGCCAGTCCGCCGCGGCGCCGCTGCTCGGTGTCGTCACCGATCGCACCGGCCTCACCACCGCATTCTGGCTGTCGGCGGCGGTGGCGCTGCTTGCCGCGGCACTCGCTCCCCCGGCCCGCCTCCGCACCGCGTGA
- the hisI gene encoding phosphoribosyl-AMP cyclohydrolase, producing the protein MSLDPSIAARLKRNEAGLFNAVAQEKSTGDVLMVAWMDDEALARTLATRKGTYYSRSRQQYWVKGETSGHTQYVHEVRLDCDGDAVLLIVDQEGAACHTGTHTCFDTDVLLAAES; encoded by the coding sequence ATGAGTCTGGATCCGTCGATCGCCGCCCGCCTCAAGCGGAACGAGGCCGGTCTGTTCAACGCGGTGGCGCAGGAGAAGTCCACCGGCGACGTCCTCATGGTCGCCTGGATGGACGACGAGGCGCTTGCGCGCACCCTCGCGACCCGCAAAGGCACGTACTATTCGCGGTCGCGTCAGCAGTACTGGGTCAAGGGCGAGACGTCCGGCCACACCCAGTACGTGCACGAGGTACGTCTCGACTGCGACGGCGACGCCGTGCTGCTGATCGTCGACCAGGAGGGCGCGGCGTGCCATACCGGCACGCACACGTGCTTCGACACCGACGTGCTCCTGGCCGCCGAGTCCTGA
- the hisF gene encoding imidazole glycerol phosphate synthase subunit HisF codes for MTLAVRVIPCLDVDAGRVVKGVNFENLRDAGDPVELAATYDAQGADELTFLDVTASSGDRGTMLDVVTRTAEQVFIPLTVGGGVRTVEDVDRLLRAGADKVSVNTAAIARPEVLREMSERFGSQCIVLSVDARTVPVGQEPTPSGWEVTTHGGKRGTGIDAVEWAVRGAELGVGEILLNSMDADGTKEGFDLKMIRAVRAAVHVPVIASGGAGAVEHFAPAVDAGADAVLAASVFHFGDMTIGEVKSAMRAEGITVR; via the coding sequence ATGACTTTGGCTGTGCGGGTGATTCCGTGTCTCGACGTCGACGCCGGGCGCGTCGTCAAGGGTGTCAACTTCGAGAACCTGCGTGACGCCGGCGACCCCGTCGAGCTCGCCGCGACCTACGACGCGCAGGGCGCCGACGAGCTCACCTTCCTCGACGTCACGGCGTCCAGCGGAGACCGCGGCACGATGCTCGACGTCGTCACGCGCACCGCCGAGCAGGTCTTCATCCCGCTCACCGTCGGCGGGGGCGTACGCACCGTCGAGGACGTCGACCGGTTGTTGCGCGCCGGCGCCGACAAGGTGAGCGTGAACACCGCCGCGATCGCCCGGCCCGAGGTGCTCCGCGAGATGTCGGAGCGGTTCGGATCGCAGTGCATCGTGCTCTCGGTGGACGCGCGCACCGTGCCGGTCGGTCAGGAACCCACCCCGTCGGGCTGGGAGGTCACCACCCACGGTGGCAAGCGGGGCACCGGTATCGACGCCGTCGAGTGGGCCGTCCGCGGCGCCGAGCTGGGAGTCGGAGAGATCCTGCTCAACTCGATGGACGCCGACGGCACCAAGGAGGGTTTCGACCTGAAGATGATCCGTGCCGTGCGCGCCGCCGTGCACGTGCCGGTCATCGCCAGCGGTGGGGCGGGCGCGGTCGAGCATTTCGCTCCGGCCGTCGACGCCGGCGCGGACGCCGTCCTCGCGGCCAGTGTCTTCCACTTCGGGGACATGACGATCGGCGAGGTCAAGTCGGCGATGCGCGCGGAAGGGATCACCGTCCGATGA
- a CDS encoding inositol monophosphatase family protein, with translation MSRSRNPHELLAVASEVLDGARDRFVAGLGAPSAVRKGPKDFATAVDLELEKSVSAELERRTGIAVHGEEFGGPELADGDVWILDPIDGTFNYSAGLPTAGMLLALLRDGVPVLGLTWLPLTGERFSAHEGGPLYRNGEALPPLPRGELSSAMIGFGAFNIDSRGRIPGAYRFELLGQLSRVSSRIRMHGSTGADLAYTAAGILGGAVVFGHHVWDNAAGVALVRAAGGVVTDLRGDDWHVGSRSVLAAAPGVHAELLDILHSLGDPEKRPEGGPRQ, from the coding sequence ATGAGTCGGTCCCGGAACCCGCACGAGTTGCTCGCTGTCGCGAGCGAGGTGCTCGACGGCGCGCGGGACCGGTTCGTCGCGGGGCTGGGAGCCCCGAGCGCGGTCCGCAAGGGCCCCAAGGACTTCGCGACCGCCGTCGACCTCGAGCTGGAGAAGTCGGTGTCGGCCGAGCTCGAGCGTCGCACGGGCATCGCGGTCCACGGCGAGGAGTTCGGGGGACCCGAACTCGCCGACGGGGACGTGTGGATCCTCGACCCGATCGACGGGACGTTCAACTACTCGGCCGGGCTGCCCACCGCGGGGATGCTGCTGGCGTTGCTGCGCGACGGCGTGCCCGTCCTGGGTTTGACGTGGCTCCCGTTGACGGGCGAGCGCTTCTCCGCCCACGAGGGCGGGCCGCTGTACCGCAACGGGGAGGCGCTGCCGCCGCTCCCGCGGGGGGAGCTGTCCTCGGCGATGATCGGCTTCGGCGCGTTCAACATCGACAGCCGCGGCCGGATCCCGGGCGCGTACCGCTTCGAACTGCTCGGTCAGCTCAGCCGGGTCTCGTCCCGGATCCGTATGCACGGCTCGACGGGTGCCGACCTCGCCTACACCGCGGCCGGAATTCTCGGTGGCGCGGTGGTGTTCGGCCATCACGTGTGGGACAACGCGGCCGGAGTCGCGCTCGTGCGGGCGGCCGGCGGCGTCGTGACCGATCTGCGCGGGGACGACTGGCACGTCGGTTCCCGATCCGTCCTGGCCGCTGCGCCCGGTGTCCACGCCGAACTGCTCGACATTCTGCACTCTCTGGGCGACCCGGAGAAGCGGCCTGAAGGAGGGCCACGACAATGA
- the priA gene encoding bifunctional 1-(5-phosphoribosyl)-5-((5-phosphoribosylamino)methylideneamino)imidazole-4-carboxamide isomerase/phosphoribosylanthranilate isomerase PriA, translating into MSLVLLPAVDVANGEAVRLVQGEAGSETNYGAPRDAALAWQNDGAEWVHLVDLDAAFGRGSNRELLAAVVGELDVKVELSGGIRDDESLEAALATGCARVNLGTAAVENPEWCARAIAKHGERIAVGLDVKLIDGDYRLRGRGWVSDGGDLWEVLERLNRDGCSRYVVTDVSKDGTLTGPNLELLSAVCAATDAPVVASGGVSTIADLEAIAGLVDEGVEGSIVGKALYAGRFTLPEALAAVSR; encoded by the coding sequence GTGAGCCTGGTCCTTTTGCCTGCAGTAGATGTCGCCAACGGTGAAGCTGTTCGCCTCGTTCAGGGAGAGGCGGGGAGCGAGACCAATTACGGTGCGCCCCGCGACGCCGCCCTGGCATGGCAGAACGACGGTGCCGAGTGGGTGCATCTGGTCGACCTCGACGCCGCCTTCGGGCGCGGATCCAACCGTGAGCTGCTGGCCGCCGTCGTCGGCGAACTCGACGTCAAGGTCGAGCTGTCCGGTGGCATCCGCGACGACGAGTCGCTCGAGGCCGCTCTCGCGACGGGCTGCGCCCGCGTCAACCTCGGCACCGCCGCCGTCGAGAACCCCGAGTGGTGTGCCCGCGCCATCGCCAAGCACGGCGAGCGGATCGCCGTCGGCCTCGACGTCAAGCTGATCGACGGCGACTACCGGCTGCGTGGCCGCGGCTGGGTCTCCGATGGCGGTGACCTGTGGGAGGTGCTCGAGCGCCTCAATCGGGACGGCTGCTCGCGCTACGTCGTCACCGATGTCAGCAAGGACGGCACGCTGACCGGCCCCAACCTGGAACTGCTCAGCGCGGTGTGCGCGGCCACCGACGCTCCGGTCGTCGCCTCCGGCGGCGTGTCGACCATCGCCGACCTCGAGGCCATCGCCGGTCTCGTCGACGAGGGCGTCGAGGGCTCGATCGTCGGAAAGGCGCTCTACGCAGGACGATTCACGCTCCCCGAGGCGCTGGCCGCGGTCTCGCGTTAA
- the hisH gene encoding imidazole glycerol phosphate synthase subunit HisH, with protein MTARKVALLDYGSGNLHSAQRALARTGALIEVTSDPQVALAADGLVVPGVGAFAACMEGLLSVKGERIIGQRLAGGRPVLGICVGMQILFDRGVEFGVEADGCGEWPGTVERLEADVLPHMGWNTVEAPEDSVLFAGMDPETRFYFVHSYGVRRWELPPSDLIAPPRLTWAEHGDRFLAAVENGPLSATQFHPEKSGDAGAQLLENWVRSL; from the coding sequence ATGACCGCACGCAAGGTTGCCCTTCTCGACTACGGTTCCGGAAATCTCCACTCGGCGCAGCGCGCCCTCGCCCGTACCGGCGCGCTCATCGAGGTGACCTCCGACCCCCAGGTGGCGCTCGCGGCCGACGGCCTGGTCGTGCCCGGCGTCGGCGCGTTCGCGGCGTGCATGGAGGGACTGCTCTCGGTCAAGGGCGAGCGGATCATCGGTCAACGGCTCGCCGGCGGGCGTCCGGTGCTGGGCATCTGCGTCGGCATGCAGATCCTGTTCGACCGCGGCGTCGAGTTCGGGGTGGAGGCCGACGGCTGCGGTGAGTGGCCCGGCACCGTCGAACGGCTCGAGGCCGACGTCCTGCCCCACATGGGGTGGAACACCGTCGAGGCACCCGAGGACAGCGTGCTGTTCGCCGGGATGGACCCCGAGACCCGCTTCTACTTCGTGCACTCCTACGGCGTGCGGCGGTGGGAGTTGCCGCCGTCCGATCTCATCGCCCCGCCCAGGCTGACGTGGGCCGAGCACGGCGACCGTTTCCTGGCCGCCGTGGAGAACGGACCGCTGTCGGCCACCCAGTTCCATCCCGAGAAGTCCGGCGACGCCGGCGCGCAGTTGCTGGAGAACTGGGTTCGCAGTCTGTGA
- a CDS encoding MFS transporter produces MRELLRTRGILVALLMGATTFGGWSLLLPVVPKAIADGGGSDAAAGASTAIFMAATVATQLKVPALLRRYGYRAVLALGCVLLGPPSLAFLWSTATGPALAISAVRGVGFGMVTVAGIGLLAELAPRNLLGRVTGANGVAIAAAQMIVLPLGLALYQAGSEAVVFVLGALIPTLSLVSISRLPAVPNPGLPAGRKGLPAAVLLIPCLSMLVASAAYGGMSSLLPIASEGRAAIAGFALSASAGAMLVGRYGAGVVADRIGGGRTLVPALVLVGAGMALVGLSVAGIGGDAALVVGAMAFGAGFGAVQNEALLTLLASAGPDRVGAASAAWNIAYDGGTGVGALALGVVAGALGYPAVFALSAIAALVVAPTALALRGAGPGSR; encoded by the coding sequence ATGCGTGAACTCCTGCGTACTCGCGGGATCCTGGTTGCGCTGCTCATGGGCGCCACCACCTTCGGTGGATGGTCGTTGCTGCTGCCGGTGGTCCCCAAGGCGATCGCGGACGGCGGAGGCTCCGACGCTGCGGCGGGCGCGTCCACGGCGATCTTCATGGCCGCGACCGTCGCCACGCAGCTGAAGGTCCCGGCGCTGCTCCGGCGGTACGGCTACCGCGCCGTCCTGGCGCTCGGTTGCGTGCTGCTCGGGCCGCCGTCGCTGGCCTTCCTGTGGAGCACGGCCACCGGTCCGGCGCTGGCGATCTCGGCCGTCCGCGGCGTCGGATTCGGCATGGTCACGGTCGCCGGGATCGGGTTGCTGGCGGAGTTGGCGCCGCGGAACCTGCTGGGCCGTGTCACGGGCGCGAACGGGGTGGCCATCGCCGCCGCGCAGATGATCGTGCTGCCGCTGGGGCTGGCGCTGTACCAAGCGGGTTCCGAGGCCGTCGTGTTCGTGCTGGGTGCGCTGATCCCGACGCTGTCGCTGGTGTCCATCTCGCGGCTGCCGGCGGTCCCGAACCCGGGCCTGCCGGCCGGCCGCAAGGGCCTGCCCGCGGCGGTTCTGCTGATTCCCTGCCTGTCGATGCTCGTCGCCTCCGCCGCGTACGGCGGCATGTCCTCGCTGCTGCCCATCGCCTCGGAGGGCCGCGCGGCGATCGCCGGATTCGCGCTGTCGGCGTCCGCGGGGGCGATGCTGGTCGGCCGCTACGGTGCCGGCGTCGTCGCCGACCGCATCGGAGGTGGGCGCACGTTGGTCCCCGCGCTGGTCCTGGTCGGTGCCGGGATGGCCCTGGTGGGCCTGTCCGTCGCGGGGATCGGCGGCGACGCCGCGCTGGTGGTGGGCGCGATGGCGTTCGGCGCCGGTTTCGGCGCCGTCCAGAACGAGGCGCTGCTGACCCTGCTCGCGTCGGCCGGACCCGATCGGGTCGGTGCGGCGAGTGCCGCCTGGAACATCGCGTACGACGGCGGCACGGGGGTGGGCGCGCTCGCCCTCGGCGTGGTGGCCGGGGCGCTCGGCTACCCGGCGGTGTTCGCGCTCTCGGCGATCGCGGCGCTGGTGGTCGCACCCACCGCGCTGGCTCTGCGCGGCGCCGGACCCGGGTCCCGATAG
- the hisB gene encoding imidazoleglycerol-phosphate dehydratase HisB, with protein MNDRIARVERTTKESSIVVELNLDGTGNVSVSTGIPFFDHMLTALGAHASFDLNVQATGDVEIDAHHTVEDTAIVLGQALGQALGDKRGIRRFGDAFIPMDETLAHAAVDVSGRPYCVHTGEPEHMLHSVIGGYPGVPYSTVINRHVFESIALNARIALHVRVLYGRDQHHITEAEFKAVARALREAVEPDPRVTGVPSTKGAL; from the coding sequence ATGAATGATCGGATCGCGCGCGTCGAACGCACGACCAAGGAGTCGAGCATCGTCGTCGAATTGAACCTCGACGGCACGGGCAACGTGTCCGTCTCGACGGGAATCCCGTTCTTCGACCACATGCTCACCGCGCTCGGCGCGCATGCCAGCTTCGACCTGAACGTCCAGGCGACCGGGGACGTCGAGATCGACGCCCACCACACCGTCGAGGACACCGCGATCGTGCTCGGTCAGGCTCTGGGGCAGGCACTCGGCGACAAGCGCGGCATCCGCCGCTTCGGCGATGCGTTCATCCCGATGGACGAGACCCTCGCGCACGCCGCCGTCGACGTCTCGGGGCGCCCGTACTGCGTGCACACCGGCGAGCCGGAGCACATGCTGCACAGCGTGATCGGCGGCTACCCCGGTGTCCCGTACTCGACCGTGATCAACCGCCACGTGTTCGAGTCGATCGCGCTCAACGCGCGCATCGCCCTGCACGTGCGGGTGCTGTACGGCCGGGACCAGCATCACATCACCGAGGCCGAGTTCAAGGCCGTCGCCCGCGCCCTCCGCGAGGCGGTCGAGCCCGATCCGCGGGTCACGGGTGTGCCGTCCACCAAGGGCGCGCTGTAG
- a CDS encoding histidinol-phosphate transaminase — MSAAAVPGSAVGIDDLPIRENLRGQSPYGAPQLTVPVQLNTNENPHPPSQALVDDVAEAVRAAAADLHRYPDRDAVALRTDLAEYMTRQTGVALDVSNVWAANGSNEVLQQLLQAFGGPGRSAIGFVPSYSMHPLLVAGTQTEWIAAARHDDFSLDTATAVRVIEERRPDVVFVTSPNNPTGHSIGLEDLKQILAAAPGIVIVDEAYAEFSSVPSAVGLIDEFPTKLVVSRTMSKAFAFAGGRLGYLVAAPAFIDAMLLVRLPYHLSVVTQAAARAALRHADETLGSVAELAAERDRVSAALTAMGYSVVPSDANFILFGLFEDAARAWQHYLDEGVLIRDVGIPGHLRATVGLAAENDELLRVSSKLASTELKG, encoded by the coding sequence GTGAGCGCGGCAGCCGTCCCCGGATCGGCGGTCGGGATCGACGACCTCCCCATCCGGGAGAATCTGCGCGGTCAATCCCCTTACGGCGCACCGCAGTTGACGGTGCCGGTACAGCTCAACACCAACGAGAACCCGCACCCGCCGTCGCAGGCCCTCGTCGACGACGTTGCCGAGGCGGTGCGGGCGGCCGCGGCGGACCTGCACCGCTACCCGGACCGGGACGCGGTGGCGCTGCGAACGGACCTGGCCGAGTACATGACCCGGCAGACCGGTGTCGCACTCGACGTGTCGAACGTGTGGGCGGCCAACGGATCCAACGAGGTCCTGCAGCAGTTGCTGCAGGCGTTCGGCGGACCCGGCCGCAGCGCGATCGGCTTCGTGCCGTCGTACTCGATGCACCCGCTGCTCGTGGCGGGCACGCAGACCGAGTGGATCGCGGCGGCGCGCCACGACGACTTCTCGCTCGACACCGCGACCGCGGTGCGCGTCATCGAGGAACGCCGCCCGGACGTCGTCTTCGTCACCAGCCCCAACAACCCGACCGGGCACAGCATCGGACTCGAGGACCTGAAGCAGATCCTCGCCGCTGCGCCCGGCATCGTGATCGTGGACGAGGCGTACGCCGAGTTCTCCTCGGTGCCCAGTGCGGTCGGCCTGATCGACGAGTTCCCCACCAAGTTGGTGGTGAGCCGAACGATGAGCAAGGCGTTCGCCTTCGCCGGCGGCCGGCTCGGCTACCTGGTGGCGGCGCCGGCGTTCATCGACGCCATGCTGCTGGTGCGCCTGCCGTACCACCTGTCGGTCGTCACCCAGGCTGCGGCGCGGGCGGCGCTGCGGCACGCCGACGAGACCCTCGGCAGCGTCGCCGAACTCGCCGCCGAGCGGGACCGAGTGAGTGCCGCACTGACCGCGATGGGGTACAGCGTCGTACCCAGTGACGCGAACTTCATCCTGTTCGGGCTCTTCGAGGACGCCGCCCGGGCGTGGCAGCACTACCTCGACGAGGGTGTCCTGATCCGCGACGTCGGCATCCCCGGACACCTGCGCGCCACGGTGGGCCTGGCCGCCGAGAACGACGAACTGCTGCGGGTGAGCAGCAAACTTGCCTCCACCGAGTTGAAGGGCTGA